One Paenibacillus riograndensis SBR5 DNA segment encodes these proteins:
- a CDS encoding quinone-dependent dihydroorotate dehydrogenase has protein sequence MLYRHLGKPIFFKMDPEKAHHLVIGGLNKSDLVPGGSAAMRLMYGVPETADLAVDLFGLHFPTPVGLAAGLDKNAEAVGGFSSIGFGFMEVGTVTPKGQPGNDSPRLFRLLPDEALINRMGFNNKGAEAMAGRLKAIKKRRIPVAVNIGRNKTTPNESAHEDYRQCIRTLYPYGDFFVVNISSPNTPDLRSLQHGSELSNLLAQVKEEMELQHQQSGAAKSLLVKIAPDVSDGELEYMVHTIAEAGMDGVIATNTTLSREGLQSDKAGETGGLSGKPLRDRSTEIISRIYRQTGGKLPIIGSGGIFTGQDAYDKIRAGASLVEIYTALIYEGPEVNRKVHAGLRKLLRRDGFSHILEAVGADHH, from the coding sequence GTGCTGTATAGACATTTAGGCAAACCTATTTTCTTTAAAATGGACCCGGAGAAAGCGCACCATCTCGTCATCGGCGGACTGAACAAATCAGATCTGGTGCCTGGCGGGAGTGCGGCGATGCGGCTTATGTACGGCGTTCCCGAAACAGCCGACCTTGCGGTAGATCTGTTCGGCCTGCATTTCCCGACTCCGGTGGGACTTGCGGCAGGACTCGATAAGAACGCTGAAGCGGTGGGCGGGTTCTCTTCCATCGGCTTTGGATTTATGGAAGTGGGCACGGTCACGCCGAAGGGCCAGCCGGGCAACGACAGCCCGCGGTTGTTCCGGCTGCTGCCGGACGAAGCGCTGATCAACCGGATGGGCTTCAATAATAAAGGCGCCGAAGCAATGGCGGGGCGGCTGAAGGCCATTAAGAAACGCAGAATTCCGGTGGCTGTGAACATCGGCCGCAACAAAACGACGCCTAATGAATCTGCACATGAGGATTACCGCCAGTGTATCCGTACGCTTTATCCGTACGGTGATTTTTTTGTGGTCAATATCAGCTCGCCGAATACGCCGGATCTGCGCAGTCTTCAGCATGGCAGCGAGCTGTCGAACCTTCTGGCGCAGGTCAAGGAGGAAATGGAGCTTCAGCATCAACAGAGCGGCGCTGCCAAAAGCCTGCTGGTCAAAATCGCACCTGACGTCAGCGACGGTGAACTGGAATACATGGTACATACGATCGCTGAGGCCGGAATGGATGGTGTGATCGCGACCAACACCACACTCAGCCGTGAAGGGCTGCAGAGTGACAAGGCAGGAGAGACCGGCGGCCTCAGCGGCAAACCGCTGCGCGACCGTTCGACGGAAATCATCAGCAGAATCTACCGCCAGACGGGCGGCAAGCTGCCGATAATCGGTTCAGGCGGTATTTTTACCGGCCAGGACGCATATGACAAGATCCGGGCAGGCGCGAGTCTGGTCGAAATCTATACAGCTCTCATCTATGAAGGACCAGAGGTTAACCGCAAAGTGCATGCCGGATTACGGAAGCTGCTGCGGCGGGACGGATTCTCTCATATCCTAGAAGCGGTGGGCGCTGATCATCACTGA
- a CDS encoding DUF309 domain-containing protein — MPKRTVCRMAYERLYLAYLVYFNRDRDYFECHEVLEELWLARDKDPLYKALLQTAVGLYHFRNNNVRGGLIMLSRAYEVLQRYPADALGINLAKLAREAGDYARKLETYAERPFGYYDLTIELLDPELAEEVAAAGRDIVPSHPQRRGPQRPESSRRK; from the coding sequence ATGCCAAAAAGGACAGTCTGCCGGATGGCCTATGAACGGCTGTATCTCGCATACCTGGTCTATTTCAACCGGGACCGGGATTATTTTGAATGCCATGAGGTGCTTGAAGAGCTGTGGCTGGCCCGGGACAAGGACCCGCTCTATAAGGCGCTGCTGCAGACGGCGGTAGGACTGTACCATTTCCGCAATAACAACGTGCGCGGCGGCTTGATTATGCTGAGCCGGGCGTATGAGGTGCTGCAGCGGTATCCTGCGGATGCCCTTGGCATCAATCTTGCCAAGCTGGCCCGCGAGGCTGGCGATTACGCGCGAAAGCTCGAAACCTACGCGGAGCGGCCGTTCGGATATTATGATCTGACGATTGAGCTGCTGGACCCGGAGCTTGCCGAGGAAGTGGCTGCTGCGGGCCGGGACATCGTTCCCAGCCACCCGCAGCGCCGCGGTCCGCAGCGGCCGGAGTCATCCCGCCGCAAATAA
- a CDS encoding Cof-type HAD-IIB family hydrolase: MKYKLIALDVDGTLLNDDHKLSPENREAIAEVTRQGGLIVLCTGRSPQNSIPLMEEMGLAGYVLGHNGAATVRVEDREVLHIYGLDARGLDPYIDYCRARDIHYDVNTAFDMYVDNVANLTQEATYMYEHFRITPASLPAWEDFREPVVKFTVFTKADILDEAQREWSTWTQQYNIVRSGEFFVDFMHPEASKGNALMNLASQLGIAQEEVLAIGNYYNDISMLTYAGLGIAMDNSPLEVKAAADAVTGSNNDHGVRDALVKYCLS; encoded by the coding sequence ATGAAATACAAACTGATTGCATTGGATGTGGATGGGACGCTCCTGAATGACGACCACAAGCTAAGCCCGGAAAACAGGGAGGCTATTGCCGAGGTGACCCGGCAGGGCGGGCTAATCGTCTTGTGTACAGGCCGCAGCCCGCAGAATTCGATTCCTTTAATGGAGGAGATGGGGCTGGCCGGATATGTGCTGGGACACAATGGAGCGGCTACCGTTCGGGTGGAGGACCGCGAGGTGCTGCATATCTACGGGCTGGATGCCCGCGGACTGGACCCTTATATTGATTATTGCCGCGCGCGTGATATTCATTATGATGTGAATACTGCTTTTGACATGTATGTGGACAATGTGGCCAACCTGACCCAGGAAGCGACGTATATGTATGAGCATTTCCGGATTACGCCTGCATCGCTCCCGGCCTGGGAGGATTTCCGCGAACCGGTTGTCAAATTTACGGTATTTACTAAAGCGGATATTCTGGACGAAGCCCAGCGCGAATGGAGCACCTGGACGCAGCAATATAATATTGTGCGCAGCGGGGAATTTTTCGTTGATTTCATGCATCCTGAAGCTTCCAAGGGCAACGCGCTGATGAATCTGGCTTCCCAGCTGGGGATTGCACAAGAAGAGGTTCTGGCCATTGGGAATTATTATAATGACATATCCATGCTGACCTACGCCGGTCTTGGCATTGCCATGGACAACTCCCCGCTGGAGGTCAAGGCGGCAGCGGATGCGGTCACGGGCAGCAACAATGATCATGGCGTGCGCGACGCATTGGTGAAGTACTGCTTGTCCTGA
- a CDS encoding L,D-transpeptidase family protein, translating into MKNSQHLKAYVQMHPDNKMAWYLLGKEYYKNGQHGKANYCFNQAGEVYEAFEHSKVPAEMLREYEEGLIRENRQRHESRLRLRRGLLALLLLLLMLIPSAVAPGVNLDESGASVPEAAAGDLEEPVAAKPTEEEASPVPAVLAFTAAGEDAASAGQALAAALKNREAPSKTAMLAMKKSGRWLIWKKNLPLAAVIEKSANGKVVYQSYDPAACACEPPEAGGLKKQAQIWQGKQEELAALWSAIRSYNSSKGKPPESLKELTRPFPENVMGKTTPLMKQEFAALRAALALQPLQASPQPSPAVTTEGTAAGNGTVEDTANRSKGQPPFFSSPLAIIVDKQNHRLAVTSGNIILRNYAVGLGGEKTPEGEFVISDKVVNPNGHDNGEFGSRGMQLSDTNYAIHGTNEPDSIGKDESLGCIRMKREDVEELFAMVPMGTKVQISKGVLPDELLLPDERYPSGTPLDQTNPNKVYHWLN; encoded by the coding sequence ATGAAAAACTCGCAGCATCTCAAAGCCTATGTTCAAATGCATCCCGATAACAAGATGGCATGGTACTTGCTTGGTAAGGAATATTATAAGAACGGACAGCATGGAAAGGCAAATTACTGCTTCAACCAGGCAGGCGAAGTATATGAAGCTTTTGAGCACAGCAAGGTCCCGGCGGAAATGCTCCGGGAATATGAGGAAGGGCTGATCAGGGAAAACCGGCAGCGTCATGAATCCAGGCTGAGGCTGCGCCGGGGATTGCTGGCGCTGCTCCTCCTGCTGCTGATGCTGATCCCGTCGGCAGTAGCCCCTGGCGTGAATTTGGACGAATCCGGGGCGTCAGTCCCGGAAGCTGCAGCCGGGGATCTAGAAGAGCCGGTGGCAGCTAAACCGACTGAGGAAGAGGCATCTCCGGTCCCGGCTGTTTTGGCGTTTACGGCGGCTGGTGAAGATGCAGCTTCAGCGGGCCAGGCATTGGCCGCAGCCCTGAAGAACCGGGAGGCGCCTTCCAAAACCGCTATGCTGGCGATGAAAAAGTCAGGGCGCTGGCTGATCTGGAAGAAGAACCTGCCGCTTGCGGCTGTAATCGAGAAAAGCGCTAATGGGAAGGTTGTCTACCAGTCTTATGATCCGGCTGCCTGTGCCTGCGAACCCCCGGAAGCCGGCGGGCTGAAGAAGCAGGCGCAGATATGGCAGGGGAAGCAGGAAGAGCTGGCAGCTTTATGGAGTGCTATACGTTCCTACAACAGCAGCAAGGGAAAGCCGCCTGAATCGCTGAAGGAGCTGACCCGGCCTTTTCCGGAGAATGTTATGGGGAAAACGACCCCGCTCATGAAGCAGGAGTTCGCCGCTTTACGCGCAGCTTTGGCACTACAGCCGCTCCAGGCTTCGCCGCAGCCTTCCCCGGCTGTGACAACTGAGGGCACAGCTGCAGGCAATGGAACTGTGGAGGATACGGCCAACCGGAGCAAGGGGCAGCCGCCCTTTTTTAGCAGCCCGCTTGCCATTATTGTGGATAAACAAAATCACCGCCTGGCAGTCACCAGCGGCAATATCATTCTAAGGAACTATGCGGTTGGCCTTGGGGGCGAGAAGACGCCGGAGGGGGAGTTTGTGATCTCTGACAAGGTGGTCAATCCGAACGGGCATGACAACGGGGAGTTCGGCAGCCGCGGCATGCAGCTCTCGGACACCAACTATGCCATACATGGCACGAATGAGCCGGACAGCATCGGCAAGGATGAATCACTGGGCTGTATCCGGATGAAACGCGAGGATGTGGAGGAGCTGTTCGCAATGGTGCCGATGGGGACGAAGGTCCAAATTAGTAAAGGGGTTCTGCCTGACGAACTGCTGCTGCCCGATGAGCGTTACCCGTCCGGCACGCCGCTGGATCAGACCAACCCCAACAAAGTCTACCATTGGCTCAATTAA
- a CDS encoding RsmB/NOP family class I SAM-dependent RNA methyltransferase, which yields MNEERLPAAYTAAIREMLGQEADAFLESYTARRTQGLRFNTLKSNSLSGRAAAEHTAVRFDLTPVPWCPSGYYYEEPVRPGRHAYHTAGLYYIQEPSAMSAAELLAPRPGETVLDLAAAPGGKTSHIAALMQGQGLLVSNEIHPERAKILAENVERLGISHAVVTSAAPGELSRRFPEVFDRIMLDAPCSGEGMFRKDPAAIGEWSPEHVEMCAARQWDILQDAYIMLKPGGSLAYSTCTFNRKENEETISRFLDHYPDMERIAEKRLWPHLEKGEGHFVALLRKAASEEEAPGRNKRGSGRGKTSHKLPANASDAYQQFMSWAADELPGFAGQGVPLLFGEALYLLPEAFGASLHTSLLEGLKVPRAGLHIAHLKKNRIEPAHALAMALQPEQAARSYNLAADSQDIQAWLRGESLPVPLELHGWTLVTVDGLPVSWGKASSGQLKNHLPKGLRIIKAQTDGQ from the coding sequence ATGAATGAAGAACGGCTCCCCGCCGCTTATACTGCCGCTATTAGAGAGATGCTGGGGCAGGAGGCGGACGCTTTTCTGGAGAGCTACACTGCGCGGCGGACCCAGGGTCTGCGGTTCAACACGCTCAAAAGCAACTCGCTTTCAGGCCGCGCAGCGGCTGAACACACAGCTGTCCGGTTTGACCTGACGCCAGTCCCCTGGTGTCCTTCGGGATATTATTATGAGGAACCCGTCCGGCCGGGACGGCATGCTTATCATACCGCCGGATTATATTATATTCAGGAACCCTCCGCAATGTCCGCAGCTGAACTGCTGGCCCCCCGCCCCGGTGAGACGGTGCTTGATCTTGCAGCAGCTCCCGGCGGCAAAACATCCCATATCGCTGCTCTGATGCAGGGCCAGGGGCTGCTCGTTTCCAATGAGATTCATCCGGAACGGGCAAAAATTCTGGCGGAGAATGTTGAACGTCTTGGCATCTCCCACGCCGTTGTAACCAGCGCAGCTCCGGGAGAGCTGTCCCGCCGTTTTCCGGAGGTTTTTGACCGGATTATGCTGGATGCGCCCTGTTCGGGCGAAGGAATGTTCCGCAAAGACCCCGCCGCCATCGGCGAATGGTCCCCGGAGCATGTAGAGATGTGTGCGGCAAGGCAATGGGATATTCTCCAGGATGCCTATATTATGCTGAAACCGGGGGGCAGCCTGGCCTACTCTACCTGTACTTTCAACCGCAAAGAGAATGAGGAGACGATATCACGGTTTCTGGACCATTACCCTGATATGGAGCGGATTGCTGAGAAGCGCCTATGGCCTCATCTGGAAAAAGGCGAAGGCCATTTCGTCGCGTTGCTCCGCAAGGCGGCCTCTGAAGAGGAAGCACCAGGCCGCAATAAACGCGGCAGCGGTCGGGGCAAAACCAGCCACAAGCTGCCTGCCAACGCCAGCGATGCCTACCAGCAATTTATGAGCTGGGCAGCGGACGAGCTGCCGGGATTTGCCGGACAGGGCGTGCCTCTGCTGTTCGGAGAAGCCCTGTACCTGCTGCCGGAAGCGTTCGGCGCCAGCTTGCATACAAGCCTCTTGGAAGGGCTAAAGGTACCCCGCGCGGGGCTGCACATTGCACATCTGAAAAAAAACCGCATTGAACCGGCACATGCCCTGGCGATGGCTCTCCAGCCGGAACAAGCGGCGCGCAGTTACAATCTCGCGGCTGACAGTCAGGACATTCAGGCTTGGCTGCGCGGTGAGAGCCTTCCGGTTCCCCTTGAACTGCACGGCTGGACCCTGGTAACTGTGGACGGACTGCCAGTCAGTTGGGGCAAAGCCAGCTCCGGGCAGCTAAAAAACCATCTGCCTAAAGGGCTGCGGATTATCAAAGCCCAGACTGACGGGCAATAG
- a CDS encoding RsmB/NOP family class I SAM-dependent RNA methyltransferase encodes MAVELPGTFMQRMEDMLGSDYEQFAESYQETPYGGIRANTLKIPVEELLALSPFTLAPIPWCPSGFYTEAGARPGKHPYYHAGLYYIQEPSAMAPVELLGVRPGDRVLDLCAAPGGKSTQIAAKLQGEGLLVSNDLHPDRTKALAKNLELYGVRNGIVLNESPGRIAAAFPGFFDRILIDAPCSGEGMFRKDEDMVKQWEPETPLKYAAMQREILASAAAALKPGGTLVYSTCTFAIEENEGIIGEFLASHPEFSLIPVGGTGSFAPGLGGLPGAARLWPHKVKGEGHFMAVLRHDGSSASQEEAAAGLKLKERDKALPVSPRNKEGKAQASAKAAAARADGGRGGKGRRAAGKSGGAAPGRQSQDLGEEAALAAYSVFAEEQLGWQPAGYPVLFGDHLYLSPLPKAALDGLKTIRPGWYAGHVRSGRFIPGHPLATALHPAESIRSLSLPGNSGEAVSYLKGETLSIPAERLSVRSGSSPKGYVLVCIDGYSAGWGKWQDGMLKNEYPAGWRWT; translated from the coding sequence ATGGCAGTTGAGCTGCCCGGCACTTTTATGCAGCGCATGGAGGACATGCTGGGATCGGACTATGAGCAATTTGCGGAGTCGTACCAAGAGACTCCTTATGGCGGCATCCGTGCCAACACATTAAAAATTCCGGTGGAGGAGCTGCTTGCGCTCTCCCCTTTTACACTTGCACCTATTCCTTGGTGCCCGTCCGGGTTCTATACGGAAGCCGGGGCAAGACCCGGCAAACATCCGTATTACCATGCCGGACTGTACTATATTCAGGAGCCCAGCGCAATGGCTCCGGTGGAACTGCTTGGGGTGCGGCCCGGCGACCGGGTGCTTGACTTATGTGCGGCTCCGGGCGGCAAATCCACACAGATTGCCGCCAAGCTCCAGGGCGAAGGGCTGCTGGTCAGCAACGACCTGCACCCGGACCGCACCAAGGCCCTGGCGAAGAATCTGGAGCTGTACGGTGTCCGCAACGGCATTGTGCTAAATGAAAGTCCCGGGCGGATTGCTGCGGCTTTTCCCGGATTTTTTGACCGCATCCTGATCGATGCGCCTTGCTCCGGAGAGGGTATGTTCCGCAAGGATGAAGATATGGTCAAGCAGTGGGAGCCGGAAACGCCGCTGAAATATGCGGCCATGCAGCGTGAAATTCTGGCTTCAGCCGCAGCAGCGCTGAAGCCGGGAGGAACGCTCGTCTACTCCACGTGCACCTTTGCCATAGAAGAGAATGAAGGCATCATCGGGGAGTTTTTAGCCAGCCATCCGGAGTTTTCGCTTATTCCTGTTGGCGGAACCGGATCGTTTGCGCCGGGCCTTGGCGGGCTGCCGGGAGCGGCCCGGCTGTGGCCGCATAAAGTTAAGGGCGAGGGGCACTTTATGGCCGTATTGCGCCATGACGGAAGCAGTGCCTCTCAGGAAGAGGCCGCTGCTGGTCTGAAGCTGAAGGAGAGGGACAAGGCATTGCCGGTATCCCCGCGGAACAAAGAGGGCAAGGCGCAGGCCTCCGCCAAGGCCGCTGCTGCGAGGGCGGACGGCGGACGCGGCGGCAAAGGAAGGCGCGCCGCCGGCAAATCCGGGGGCGCTGCTCCGGGACGCCAGTCTCAGGACCTGGGAGAAGAGGCCGCATTAGCTGCATATTCTGTATTCGCCGAAGAACAGCTGGGCTGGCAGCCTGCCGGGTATCCGGTGCTGTTCGGTGACCATCTGTATCTCTCGCCGCTGCCGAAGGCTGCGCTGGACGGGCTGAAGACGATTCGTCCCGGCTGGTATGCCGGGCATGTCCGCAGCGGCCGGTTCATTCCCGGACATCCGCTTGCTACCGCGCTGCATCCTGCAGAAAGTATCCGCAGCCTTTCATTGCCGGGCAACAGCGGTGAAGCTGTCTCCTATCTGAAGGGCGAGACACTCTCGATCCCTGCGGAACGCTTATCGGTACGTTCCGGCAGCTCTCCGAAGGGTTATGTGCTGGTCTGTATCGACGGTTACAGCGCGGGCTGGGGCAAATGGCAGGACGGCATGCTGAAGAATGAATATCCCGCAGGCTGGAGGTGGACATAG
- a CDS encoding GTP pyrophosphokinase has product MDVRDWGTFLLPYEQTVEELKVKFKTMRSELKKREEYTPIEFVTGRVKRLSSILEKAQRLNVKMEDLETGIEDIAGIRIMCQFVEDIRRVAEYIRARKDLEVLYEKDYITNYKESGYRSFHMIIKYPVQTALGQKIVLAEIQIRTLAMNFWATIEHSLNYKYRESLPDEMRLRLKTAAEAASILDSEMSSIRDEILEAQKTFEDNSNTTTQLLKAIHQLYFYHLVNEAIESQERFNQIWQAQDMDAMKELLEHVRGLLSNAKKDSLPDGL; this is encoded by the coding sequence ATGGACGTCAGGGACTGGGGAACATTTTTGCTTCCATATGAACAAACTGTGGAGGAATTGAAGGTTAAATTCAAAACGATGCGCTCGGAGCTTAAAAAAAGAGAAGAATACACACCAATCGAGTTCGTGACTGGACGTGTCAAGCGGCTGTCAAGCATATTGGAGAAGGCCCAGCGCTTAAATGTAAAAATGGAGGATCTGGAAACGGGAATCGAGGATATTGCCGGCATTCGCATCATGTGCCAGTTCGTCGAGGATATCCGCAGAGTGGCGGAATATATCCGTGCCCGCAAGGACCTGGAGGTCCTATACGAGAAGGATTACATTACCAACTATAAGGAAAGCGGCTACCGCAGCTTCCATATGATTATTAAATATCCGGTGCAGACGGCCCTGGGGCAAAAGATCGTGCTCGCCGAGATTCAAATCCGCACGCTCGCCATGAACTTCTGGGCCACCATCGAGCATTCCCTGAACTACAAATACCGGGAGAGTCTGCCCGACGAAATGCGGCTGCGCCTGAAGACGGCTGCGGAAGCCGCCTCCATTCTGGACAGTGAAATGTCCAGCATCCGCGATGAAATCCTGGAGGCCCAGAAAACCTTTGAGGACAATTCGAATACAACAACGCAACTGCTGAAGGCGATTCACCAGTTGTACTTCTACCACCTGGTCAATGAAGCGATTGAGAGCCAGGAGCGCTTCAATCAAATCTGGCAGGCGCAGGATATGGACGCGATGAAGGAATTGCTGGAACATGTGCGCGGGCTGCTGTCGAATGCCAAAAAGGACAGTCTGCCGGATGGCCTATGA
- a CDS encoding glycosyltransferase family 4 protein has protein sequence MNLLQALFFPPEQPGGVSSMIPYLQERFRSSRWDMDLFWLPKRIRGKGREEVSFETFDWTLYGESPVVQKYIQTYKDYIWWTKLRMSKNYDLIHAHHPIAGLAMKRIYPGVPLIQTLHSSYERELILNGVILEGGPEHQFLVSIYRELEHVSDRLMTVSRSFADYLAPYIDRPDRIGVIPNGFDEKRFKPVPHDNDIPQLVTVTRLVPAKGIDTLFKACAELKKRNHEYVLHIIGDGPSRAELEHLAQSLGIYNETIFYGYTLHPEEFMPFFDIFVLPSRAEAFGSVFAEAALSCLALVGTNVGGIPEQIEDGVNGLLVDPDDEVALADALEKVISDPGYRYELSRSAWDKAKSLYSLTRVANELKKTYLQYQPGTKG, from the coding sequence ATGAACTTGCTGCAAGCGCTATTCTTCCCGCCGGAGCAACCCGGTGGTGTATCTTCCATGATTCCGTATCTGCAGGAACGCTTTCGTTCAAGCCGCTGGGATATGGATTTGTTCTGGCTGCCCAAGCGCATCCGCGGCAAGGGGCGTGAAGAGGTCAGTTTTGAAACCTTTGACTGGACCCTCTATGGCGAAAGTCCTGTGGTACAAAAATATATTCAGACCTACAAGGATTATATATGGTGGACCAAGCTGCGTATGAGCAAAAACTATGACCTGATCCATGCCCATCATCCGATTGCGGGACTGGCGATGAAAAGAATCTATCCCGGGGTCCCGCTGATTCAAACTTTGCATTCCAGCTATGAACGCGAGTTGATTCTGAACGGCGTTATTCTTGAGGGCGGGCCGGAGCATCAATTTCTTGTCTCGATTTACCGCGAACTGGAGCATGTCAGCGACCGGCTCATGACGGTGTCACGCTCTTTTGCCGACTACCTGGCACCATACATTGACCGGCCTGACAGGATCGGAGTGATTCCGAACGGTTTTGATGAGAAAAGATTCAAGCCGGTGCCGCACGACAACGACATCCCGCAGCTGGTAACCGTAACCCGTCTGGTACCGGCCAAAGGAATAGACACGTTGTTCAAAGCCTGCGCCGAGCTGAAAAAACGCAATCATGAATATGTGCTGCATATTATCGGTGACGGCCCTTCCCGTGCAGAGCTGGAGCATCTGGCGCAGAGCCTGGGCATTTATAATGAGACAATCTTTTACGGCTATACGCTGCATCCGGAAGAATTTATGCCGTTCTTTGATATTTTTGTGCTGCCATCCCGCGCGGAGGCCTTTGGGTCGGTGTTTGCGGAGGCGGCACTCAGCTGTCTGGCGCTGGTAGGCACCAATGTAGGCGGAATTCCGGAACAGATTGAAGACGGGGTGAACGGCCTGCTGGTTGATCCGGATGATGAAGTAGCCCTGGCGGATGCCCTGGAAAAAGTGATCAGCGATCCCGGGTACCGCTACGAGCTGTCCCGTTCAGCCTGGGATAAAGCGAAGAGCTTATATTCATTAACACGTGTAGCCAATGAGCTCAAAAAAACCTATCTGCAGTATCAGCCGGGAACGAAAGGGTGA
- a CDS encoding pseudouridine synthase, translated as MSATGNSSKKQRIDKVLSHMGIGSRSDIRKQAKQGLIRVNGTVIKDSGFHVDPYADTIEVSGEPVVYREYIYLMMNKPPGVLSATEDKRDRTVLDLLKPEYAQFEPFPVGRLDKDTVGLLLLTNDGQLAHELLSPRKHVPKTYEATVEGEVDAANVAAFAAGVELEDGYVTLPAQLTILGRERGSKTLSQISLTITEGKFHQVKRMFLAVGKKVVFLKRVSMGALKLDERLAPGACRELTAEELRVLGAGES; from the coding sequence ATGAGTGCAACCGGAAATTCTTCCAAAAAACAACGGATCGATAAAGTGCTGTCCCACATGGGGATAGGCTCACGCAGTGATATCCGCAAACAGGCCAAGCAGGGGCTGATTAGGGTGAACGGCACCGTAATCAAAGACAGCGGCTTCCATGTGGATCCCTATGCCGATACAATCGAGGTTAGCGGCGAGCCGGTAGTCTATCGTGAATATATCTACCTGATGATGAATAAGCCGCCGGGCGTACTGTCTGCTACAGAAGACAAGCGGGACCGTACGGTGTTGGACCTGCTAAAGCCGGAATACGCGCAGTTCGAGCCGTTTCCGGTCGGGAGGCTGGATAAGGATACGGTGGGGTTGCTGCTGCTGACCAATGACGGACAGCTGGCCCATGAGCTGCTCTCGCCCCGCAAGCATGTACCGAAAACGTATGAGGCTACGGTTGAGGGCGAGGTGGATGCCGCAAATGTCGCTGCTTTTGCCGCCGGCGTTGAGCTGGAGGATGGTTATGTGACATTGCCTGCACAGCTCACCATCTTGGGCAGGGAACGCGGAAGCAAGACCCTGTCGCAGATTTCACTGACCATTACCGAGGGGAAATTCCATCAGGTAAAGCGGATGTTTTTGGCGGTAGGCAAAAAAGTAGTCTTCCTAAAAAGAGTCTCCATGGGCGCGCTGAAGCTGGATGAGCGTCTGGCTCCCGGGGCCTGCCGGGAGCTGACGGCCGAAGAGTTAAGGGTGCTTGGCGCAGGGGAAAGCTGA